A part of Crassostrea angulata isolate pt1a10 chromosome 5, ASM2561291v2, whole genome shotgun sequence genomic DNA contains:
- the LOC128185992 gene encoding uncharacterized protein LOC128185992, giving the protein MLILAVITGIIIWRIVIYCQQDKDDEPSEPVSMRTKLKQTVVKYKIYIAVGSCISSILGGLWIYFMYIHPLLGHKLSFHFEAHWEIGTRESWAAHFEMLTMSEKLDSKPCPHFSRDKFIKILENFNNISKDQSLHETLQRLTVSRSPGVPGMYNDEGSYPVILLETSVSNYQAVREFIRSREQVLIKKFPNLKLLIFDMGLTFQQKYKLLNCSQCEIVENLPDIRVFYWTPVLVYLALQRFDSVVWLDPASDLDNDTLHNILQKTEKEEIQIVLKKDLPRKWPESKILKTLTNQEKVSTFDILLTEDEKEADKRQEMLSESQIVRMQNNLSPGNNEGCLKLVPTIKSDIISIKQNNFTTEAIVRPWVFCALSGRCVPNDNCRPFHSYDIMTQQNCDRTHQVLKRILVSLFNDMYVNFYYNH; this is encoded by the coding sequence ATGCTGATCCTCGCGGTGATCACTGGGATTATAATATGGCGGATCGTGATCTACTGTCAGCAGGACAAGGACGATGAACCGAGCGAGCCGGTCTCCATGAGAACCAAACTGAAGCAGACGGTGGTCAAGTATAAAATCTACATCGCCGTGGGTAGCTGTATATCCTCCATCTTGGGGGGATTGTGGATTTATTTCATGTACATCCACCCCCTTCTCGGACACAAACTTTCCTTCCATTTCGAGGCCCACTGGGAAATCGGGACGCGCGAGTCTTGGGCCGCCCATTTTGAAATGCTGACCATGTCAGAGAAACTGGACAGCAAACCTTGTCCGCATTTCTCCCGAGACAAATTTATCAAGATTCTGGAGAACTTTAACAATATATCTAAGGATCAGAGCTTACACGAGACACTGCAGCGACTGACAGTATCCAGGTCCCCCGGTGTGCCCGGCATGTACAACGACGAGGGGAGCTACCCCGTCATCTTACTAGAAACATCTGTGTCTAACTATCAGGCAGTGCGGGAGTTCATTCGCAGTAGGGAGCAAGTCCTTATAAAGAAGTTCCCCAATCTAAAGTTACTAATTTTTGACATGGGGTTGACCTTTCAGCAGAAGTACAAACTGTTGAACTGCAGTCAGTGCGAAATTGTGGAAAATCTGCCAGACATCCGGGTGTTTTACTGGACACCGGTGCTAGTTTATCTCGCCCTGCAGCGGTTTGACTCCGTGGTCTGGCTGGACCCGGCCTCGGATCTCGACAACGATACCCTGCACAACATTCTACAGAAAACTGAAAAAGAGGAAATTCAGATCGTTCTGAAAAAGGATCTTCCCAGGAAGTGGCCCGAgtccaaaatcctgaaaacttTGACCAACCAGGAAAAAGTTTCGACTTTTGATATCTTACTGACTGAAGATGAAAAGGAAGCAGATAAAAGACAAGAAATGTTGTCCGAATCTCAAATTGTCCGCATGCAAAATAATTTATCGCCTGGCAACAATGAAGGATGTCTCAAATTAGTGCCTACCATTAAATCTGACATTATTTCAATCAAACAAAACAACTTCACAACAGAAGCCATTGTGAGACCTTGGGTGTTTTGTGCGTTATCTGGGCGGTGTGTTCCGAATGACAATTGTCGGCCATTTCATTCCTATGATATTATGACGCAACAAAACTGCGACAGAACTcatcaagttttaaaaagaattctGGTGTCTTTATTTAATGACATGTATGTTAATTTTTACTACAACCATTAA